A stretch of DNA from uncultured Fusobacterium sp.:
ATTATAGCATAATTCTTAATGAAAATAAATATATTTTCTTCTATTATTTTCCATTTAACTCTTGATCTAAGTAGTACTCTATCTTTTTAATATCTAAATATGTATCTATATCTACAGAATATTTTTCACTCATAACATAAGCAAGTCTTCCATCATTAAGACTTGTATCTAATCCAAATTTATCATTTAACTCTTGAATATATATAGCTCCATTTACTCTATAGAATTTTGGAAAATCCTGTCTTCTCATAGTACTATTTAAAGAAAGTAGATTTTTAACAGTTCCATCCTCATTTAAAGTTCTCATAAGCACAGGATTCTCATCAACTTCTGTAACACTTACAAGACTTTTTTCCTCAGTTGAAAAAAGTTTTTCTATAGCTTCATCTATATGCCAACCTTTTCTAAGAGGTACTGTATTTTGAAGTAGCACAAGATAATCATACTCCTCTCCTCTTTCTTTTAACCAGTTTATAGCATGAACCACTGCATCTATTGTTTTAGATGTATCTTGAGCTAACTCAGCTGGTCTCATAAAAGGAACATCTCCTCCAAATCTCTCTGCTACCTCTTTTATTTCTAAATCATCTGTAGATATAATTGTTCTATCTAAATATTTTGAAGAATTTGCACACTCAATTGAATATTGAATAAGAGGTTTACCATATATCTCAATTATATTTTTAGATGGTATTCCTTTACTTCCTCCTCTTGCAGGTATCAGTCCTAAAATTCTTTTTCCTTTATACATTTTTACCTCTCCTTTCTAGCTCTATATCTTTTTATTAATTCCTCTACAAGATAAAAAATATTAAATGATTTAAGTTGAATAATAGCTTGTTCTCTATACTCTTCTATGAAAAAGTCTATTACAAATAAAGCTGTAAATTGAGTTATAAGAGTTGCTATTGCAGCTCCATTTATTCCATACTTAGGAATAAGTAAAGCATTTAAAATTATATTTATTACAAGGCTTATTAAAGTTTTATAAAAACTTTTTTTAGTAATATTTTTTAAAGTCATATGCCCAGTTTGTAATGAGGCATTAGCCTTTACAAAAATTGATACTGCTAAAATAGTATAAACACCAATAGCTGGACTATATTCTTGTGCATATACATATTTAAAAGCAAATTTTACCACTAATATTGATATTAATGTCACTATAAGATAAAATTGTGTAATTAAAGTATTAGAAAAAAGATAAAAATTATAATACTCCTTATAATCTTTTCTATATAGCTCCATCATCTTGGGAAAAAGAGAGTTTTGAATAGGTCCTAAAAGAATAGCTAAAATAGTAGAAAGTTGGACCCCTATTGTATATATTCCTACTTCTGCTTCTCCTATATAATATTTTATCATAAGTCTATCCACTTGGGTATACACTAAAAAAGATATATAGGTTACCCATAAAAATTTTCCCTCATCAATTATCTTATAAAGTAAAGACCTATCTACTCTTTTTTCTAAATTTGCAAGTTTTGATAAATATGTTCTTCTATATTGAAATTTTAATATTCCCATTCTTATAAGACTACCTATACACCTTATAGCTGGAACAGCTATTATCCCCATTCCAAATAACATCCCAATATATTGAAGTGTATAGGATATTATTTTTACTATGTTATTTGAGATAACTATTCTTCTTGATTCTAATTTAAACTCAAAGAAATTTTCAATACCATAAGTTGCTGCAGTAAGAATATTATCTAAACAGATAAGTAATAACATATAGAAAAGTAGACTATTCATTCCTATAGTAAATTTTAAAATTATTGGAATAAAAATTATTACTCCTGCCATAGTATTTCTAAAGAAGTTGACATTAAAAACTATATTGTTAAAATTTTCATCTGTATAGTGTTTCTTTATAACTCTGCTATTTAATAACTCAAAAAATATTGAAGAAAAAGCTACTAAAGATACTGCATAATTATATTTTCCATAGAGTTCAGCTCCATAGTAGTTAGCTATCTTTATTCCTACAGCAAATTGTAAAACTAAGATAAATACTTGGTCGAACATGAGCCAAACTATATTTTTTGTTATTTTTCCACCACTACTCATTACTTATTATCTCCTATAATTTTGCATTTCTTACCATTATA
This window harbors:
- a CDS encoding flippase, producing the protein MSSGGKITKNIVWLMFDQVFILVLQFAVGIKIANYYGAELYGKYNYAVSLVAFSSIFFELLNSRVIKKHYTDENFNNIVFNVNFFRNTMAGVIIFIPIILKFTIGMNSLLFYMLLLICLDNILTAATYGIENFFEFKLESRRIVISNNIVKIISYTLQYIGMLFGMGIIAVPAIRCIGSLIRMGILKFQYRRTYLSKLANLEKRVDRSLLYKIIDEGKFLWVTYISFLVYTQVDRLMIKYYIGEAEVGIYTIGVQLSTILAILLGPIQNSLFPKMMELYRKDYKEYYNFYLFSNTLITQFYLIVTLISILVVKFAFKYVYAQEYSPAIGVYTILAVSIFVKANASLQTGHMTLKNITKKSFYKTLISLVINIILNALLIPKYGINGAAIATLITQFTALFVIDFFIEEYREQAIIQLKSFNIFYLVEELIKRYRARKER
- a CDS encoding acylneuraminate cytidylyltransferase family protein; translated protein: MYKGKRILGLIPARGGSKGIPSKNIIEIYGKPLIQYSIECANSSKYLDRTIISTDDLEIKEVAERFGGDVPFMRPAELAQDTSKTIDAVVHAINWLKERGEEYDYLVLLQNTVPLRKGWHIDEAIEKLFSTEEKSLVSVTEVDENPVLMRTLNEDGTVKNLLSLNSTMRRQDFPKFYRVNGAIYIQELNDKFGLDTSLNDGRLAYVMSEKYSVDIDTYLDIKKIEYYLDQELNGK